A segment of the Deinococcus reticulitermitis genome:
TGCACCTCGATCTGCCCCTCGTCGGGGGTGGCCTGGCTCACGCCGGGCAGCGCGAGCAGCGCCGCCGCCACCTTGTCCCCGGCTTCCCTCGTCATGCCGCGCACGCCGAGCAGCACCCGCGTGTTTCCCGCTCCAGTTCCGGTCATGCGGGCATTATGAAGGACGCCGCCTCATGCAGACTCCGATTGAAGGGTGTTGAAAACACCCGAAATCCGACCGAAGGGAGAGGGAAAGGTGACGGATTTCGGGAGATGGATGAACGGGCGGTGCTCTCCCGTCTGTTCAGGAATCGGACGGAATCCGTATCAGCGCCGCAGTTTCTCGCCCGGCGCGGTCTCGGCGCGGGTGCCGAGGTGCACGACTGCATACGACCCGAGCAGATGCGCCTCCTCGGCGCGGGCGGGGCCGAGGAGGTCTGGACCGGCGGGAAAATGCACCTCGTAGACCGCCGCGTCGTAGGCGCTCTTGACGACCGCGCGCAGCAGCCCTGCGGCGGTGTCGGCGGGAGCGTCCTGCGAGACGGCGTGCGTGCGGATCAGGACGGCGGGCCGGTCCCCCTGCCAAACGCTCTGCGCGAGGATGAAGCCGCAGATCTCGCCTGCTTCGGCCACGAAGGAGTGCTCGCTCCGCCCGTAGAACTTCAGCGCG
Coding sequences within it:
- a CDS encoding heavy-metal-associated domain-containing protein; this encodes MTGTGAGNTRVLLGVRGMTREAGDKVAAALLALPGVSQATPDEGQIEVHYDPTAHTVMDLVRAVRMQGFLAGML
- a CDS encoding DUF1999 domain-containing protein, whose product is MATRFRAFTDSDHDALQALDLAAQRRADPSYDQLPERERVSRLSTSLAALKFYGRSEHSFVAEAGEICGFILAQSVWQGDRPAVLIRTHAVSQDAPADTAAGLLRAVVKSAYDAAVYEVHFPAGPDLLGPARAEEAHLLGSYAVVHLGTRAETAPGEKLRR